CGAATGTTTTTTGCGTGCCAATTGCCCCCGTCAATCGCTATCGCCAGGCTTTAGCCCTTCTCTATGATCCACAGTGGGATGCCAATGCTTCTACTGCAACCAATAAGCCAGGTTCGCCAATCATTAATGCTCCGGGTCGCCGTCAAACTCGTGCGCGAGGCATGCAATGATCGATTTTCAAAGCGGCTATATTCTTCGGCCGGTCAATCCGGTCTTCATTTATTTCAGCTTGCTTTGTGCGCTGCTGCTTAACCTGCTGCCAATTGGTAATTACAGTTGGGTTCCTGACTGGCTCATTATTTGTATCGTATTTTGGAATATTCACCAACATCGCTTTATTGGAGTGGGCGCCGCATTCTTTCTTGGACTCTTGATGGATGTGCATAACTCCGACCTGCTGGGTTTGCATGCTTTTAGTTATTCACTAGTCGCCTACCTTGCGATCTCTTGGCATAGACGAATCATTGTTTTGAATGTCCTCACTCAAGCGATGCACTTGCTGCCGATCTTTTTGCTAGTTTCATTGTTCCCCGTAATCACACATTGGCTATTGAGCGGGGAAATCTATTGGTGGGCATTAACCGGCGCCATCCAGGCAATAATTGAGGCAGTGCTATGGCCTGTGGCAACGCAAATTTTGCTTTCACCTCAACGTCGCCCAATTGATGTTGACCACAATCGTCCGCTTTAAAGCGCTGCATGGTTTCATTTAAAAAACCAAATCTCGACTCGTTTCAAGAGCGCATTCATATTGCGACCTTGTTTGTTACCTTTTGCTTCCTCCTGCTCATTACTCGATTGGTATGGCTACAACTGGTAAGTCACGGCAAATACGCCCTGTTGGCAGAGAGCAATCGTATTGCCCTAGTTCCCGCACCCGCTAATCGCGGCCTCTTGATTGATCGAAATGGCATTGTTATTGGCAGAAACTATTCAGCACTGACCTTAGATGTCAATGCTGAAGAGCTAAAAGGTAATGTTGATGAGCTCATTGATGAACTCTCTCAAATCGTATTGATTTCCCCAAGAGATCGTCGGAATTTCAAGCGCTCACTTGAAGATTCCCGAAAAATGGGCACTTTCCCCCTTAGATCCATGCTTACCGAGTCCGAAACAGCGCGATTTATGGCTAATCGCTATCGCTTTCCGGGTGTTGAGATACGTGCCCGAAGCTTTCGT
The genomic region above belongs to Polynucleobacter sp. AP-Ainpum-60-G11 and contains:
- the mreD gene encoding rod shape-determining protein MreD yields the protein MIDFQSGYILRPVNPVFIYFSLLCALLLNLLPIGNYSWVPDWLIICIVFWNIHQHRFIGVGAAFFLGLLMDVHNSDLLGLHAFSYSLVAYLAISWHRRIIVLNVLTQAMHLLPIFLLVSLFPVITHWLLSGEIYWWALTGAIQAIIEAVLWPVATQILLSPQRRPIDVDHNRPL